The Sphingobacterium bambusae genome includes a window with the following:
- a CDS encoding DUF5000 domain-containing lipoprotein, translating into MKIYKRIYAVTTAVLLLFVCTQCEEHKIGPLEGNDNPPGEVTNVSVENQAGKARVTYVLPRDQDLLYVKAVYEIRPGVVREIKSSYYANSMELDGFADTEDHEVRLYAVNRSEVASAPVMVTVRPLENPIWAVYRSLRILPDFAGIRITAQNPAQASIALEIVRKDSLGRWEPFLPYVYSSQRDISHTTRGLDTLGQEFGVTVRDRFMNYTDTLFDKISPLYEEALSKSLFRELRLPGDAKIQTVTSGIPAIWDGDNSSSGSNRMLTDVVDPNPQWISIDLGVLAKLSRVKIWNYAEFMSNGNHQFYYRGQLRFFEVWGSANPSSDGSWDSWTKMGTFENVKPSGLPYGQTSTEDWDIAVAGFDYNLDPSVPKVRYLRFKSIQNWMGTSWFEIKEINVYGDTR; encoded by the coding sequence ATGAAGATATATAAAAGAATTTATGCGGTGACGACGGCAGTTTTACTACTATTTGTATGCACACAGTGTGAAGAACATAAGATCGGCCCGCTGGAAGGAAACGATAATCCACCAGGGGAGGTAACTAACGTTTCCGTAGAAAACCAAGCCGGGAAGGCTCGCGTTACGTATGTACTACCACGCGACCAAGACCTGCTGTATGTAAAGGCTGTCTATGAAATAAGACCAGGTGTAGTGCGGGAGATAAAATCTTCCTATTACGCGAACAGCATGGAGTTGGATGGTTTTGCCGATACGGAAGACCATGAGGTTAGGCTTTACGCGGTCAATCGGAGCGAAGTAGCGTCGGCTCCGGTGATGGTGACTGTGCGTCCTTTGGAAAATCCTATATGGGCCGTCTATCGCAGCTTGCGCATCCTTCCCGATTTCGCAGGCATACGCATCACGGCGCAGAATCCGGCGCAGGCCAGCATCGCGTTGGAGATTGTTCGAAAAGATTCCTTGGGTAGATGGGAGCCTTTTCTACCTTATGTGTACTCGTCGCAGCGTGATATTAGCCACACCACTCGGGGCTTGGACACCTTGGGGCAGGAGTTTGGTGTGACGGTACGCGATCGTTTCATGAACTATACGGATACCTTGTTTGATAAGATCAGTCCCTTGTATGAGGAGGCTTTAAGCAAATCCTTGTTCCGAGAGCTACGCTTGCCAGGAGACGCCAAAATACAGACGGTTACATCGGGGATTCCGGCTATATGGGACGGTGATAATAGCTCTTCGGGCAGTAACCGGATGCTTACGGATGTCGTTGATCCGAATCCACAGTGGATAAGCATTGACCTTGGTGTTTTGGCGAAATTAAGCCGAGTGAAAATATGGAACTATGCGGAATTTATGAGCAACGGTAATCATCAGTTTTACTACAGGGGGCAGCTCCGCTTTTTCGAGGTATGGGGATCGGCTAATCCAAGCTCGGATGGTAGTTGGGATAGCTGGACCAAGATGGGCACTTTTGAAAATGTAAAACCTTCCGGTCTGCCGTATGGCCAAACGTCGACCGAGGATTGGGATATAGCGGTTGCCGGATTTGACTACAATCTTGATCCCAGTGTACCTAAGGTGCGGTATTTACGCTTTAAAAGCATTCAAAACTGGATGGGAACAAGCTGGTTTGAAATTAAGGAGATCAACGTTTATGGTGATACACGTTAG